The Carnobacterium mobile DSM 4848 genome includes a window with the following:
- a CDS encoding ABC transporter substrate-binding protein, which produces MKRLTILIFAILMVSAGLYFSVHQLSKSKGITTENTLNLYNWGDYIDPSLITEFEKETNYRVSYETFDSNEAMYTKIEQGGTAYDLAVPSEYMIQRMMKENLLIKLDHKKIKGLENIDEPFLDLSFDPGNNYSIPYFWGTLGIIYNDKFVSKEDIQHWDDLWQPKLRNNVMLIDGAREVLGLSLNSLGYSLNTKNTSELSAAAEKLDSLTPNVKAIVADEIKMYMIQEESSVAVTFSGEAAEMLSENEHLHYVIPEEGSNLWFDNFVIPKTAKNTEAAYAFINFMLEPEHAAQNAEYIGYSTPNKAATKILPAEITEDKQFYPDSKTIENLEVYEDLGKQYIGRYNDLFLEFKMHRK; this is translated from the coding sequence ATGAAACGGCTGACAATCTTAATTTTTGCTATTTTAATGGTGAGTGCAGGTTTGTATTTCTCGGTTCACCAATTAAGTAAGTCGAAAGGTATTACGACAGAAAACACACTCAATTTATACAATTGGGGTGACTATATTGATCCTAGCTTAATCACAGAATTTGAAAAAGAAACGAACTATCGTGTATCTTATGAAACGTTTGATTCCAATGAAGCTATGTACACAAAGATAGAACAAGGTGGAACAGCTTATGACTTAGCTGTTCCCAGTGAGTATATGATTCAGCGAATGATGAAAGAAAACTTATTGATTAAATTGGATCACAAAAAAATCAAAGGACTAGAAAATATTGATGAACCCTTTTTAGATTTATCATTTGATCCTGGCAATAATTATTCTATTCCCTATTTTTGGGGAACTTTAGGCATCATTTACAATGATAAGTTTGTTTCGAAAGAGGACATTCAGCATTGGGATGATTTATGGCAGCCTAAGTTACGGAATAATGTGATGTTGATAGACGGTGCTAGAGAGGTATTAGGGTTGTCATTGAACAGCTTAGGGTACTCATTGAATACAAAAAACACATCTGAGTTGTCAGCAGCAGCAGAAAAACTGGATAGTTTGACACCTAATGTTAAAGCGATCGTAGCAGATGAGATTAAGATGTATATGATCCAAGAAGAAAGCTCCGTTGCGGTAACTTTTTCAGGTGAAGCAGCCGAAATGCTGTCTGAAAATGAGCATTTGCATTATGTGATTCCAGAAGAAGGATCAAATCTTTGGTTCGATAATTTTGTTATTCCTAAAACTGCTAAAAACACCGAAGCAGCATATGCATTTATTAACTTTATGCTGGAGCCTGAACATGCAGCACAAAACGCTGAATACATCGGCTACTCAACACCCAATAAAGCGGCCACGAAAATCTTACCAGCTGAAATAACAGAAGATAAGCAATTTTATCCTGATTCTAAGACGATAGAAAATTTAGAAGTGTATGAAGATTTAGGCAAACAATATATTGGACGCTACAATGATTTATTTTTGGAATTTAAAATGCATCGAAAATAG
- a CDS encoding ASCH domain-containing protein: MINESVEELWGNFKLQNPNLPDHYEFLTFGQTESAANKSAALVLEGLKTAKTTLLLEYQEEKKSIPTKGDYAIILDGRHQAIGVVQILKVRIIPFDEVTDEIAYEEGEGDRTLSTWREFYQLYFQQQCKANQHSFSTKIEVVCIQFELVYAA; this comes from the coding sequence ATGATAAACGAATCGGTAGAAGAGTTATGGGGAAACTTTAAACTTCAGAATCCCAACTTACCAGATCATTATGAATTTTTAACATTCGGCCAGACTGAATCAGCAGCTAACAAATCTGCTGCATTAGTATTGGAAGGGTTGAAAACGGCAAAAACAACACTATTATTGGAATACCAAGAAGAAAAAAAATCCATACCCACAAAAGGAGACTATGCCATTATTTTGGATGGACGTCATCAAGCGATCGGAGTCGTCCAAATATTAAAAGTCAGGATCATCCCTTTCGATGAAGTCACAGACGAGATCGCGTATGAAGAAGGGGAAGGCGACCGTACTTTGTCAACATGGCGTGAGTTTTACCAACTCTATTTTCAGCAGCAATGCAAAGCAAACCAACACTCTTTTTCTACAAAAATAGAAGTCGTTTGTATTCAATTTGAGTTAGTCTATGCTGCTTAA
- the rpiA gene encoding ribose-5-phosphate isomerase RpiA, with amino-acid sequence MNSKQMVGEKAAEYVEDGMIVGLGTGSTAYYLVEALGRRVRAGLRIVGVTTSSRTKAQAEAVGIPLADLNDVMQIDLTIDGADEISKDFQGIKGGGGALLFEKMVADHSKQVIWIVDDSKMVQKLGEFPLPVEVVSFGHQQLIRLFEAKGYHPQLRLGNEGQPYVTDGGHYIIDLHLKVIEHPQKLAAWLDGLTGVVEHGLFLDQVNTVIIGHENGIEEVSAR; translated from the coding sequence ATGAACAGCAAACAAATGGTTGGAGAAAAAGCAGCAGAATACGTGGAAGACGGTATGATCGTAGGACTAGGAACAGGTTCAACTGCTTATTATTTAGTCGAAGCTCTTGGCAGACGGGTGAGAGCAGGATTACGGATAGTGGGAGTGACCACCTCCTCACGAACAAAAGCACAAGCAGAAGCAGTCGGTATACCTTTAGCCGACCTAAATGATGTGATGCAAATCGATTTGACCATTGATGGCGCAGATGAAATCAGTAAAGATTTCCAAGGCATTAAAGGAGGCGGCGGTGCACTGCTCTTTGAAAAAATGGTAGCCGATCATTCAAAACAAGTCATTTGGATCGTAGATGACAGTAAAATGGTACAAAAACTAGGGGAATTCCCACTGCCCGTTGAAGTAGTTTCTTTTGGTCATCAACAATTGATTCGCTTATTTGAAGCAAAAGGCTATCACCCTCAGCTTCGTTTAGGGAATGAGGGGCAGCCGTATGTGACGGATGGGGGACACTACATTATTGATTTGCATTTAAAGGTAATCGAACATCCGCAAAAGCTAGCTGCATGGCTAGATGGTTTAACCGGTGTGGTAGAGCATGGTTTATTTTTGGACCAAGTGAATACTGTGATCATTGGCCATGAAAATGGAATCGAAGAAGTGTCAGCTCGATAA
- a CDS encoding pyrimidine-nucleoside phosphorylase has protein sequence MRIVDLIAKKQHGEALKTEEIKFMVQGFTTGEIPDYQMSAMLMAIYFKGMNDQERSDLTMSMVESGETIDLSAIHGVKVDKHSTGGVGDTTTLVLAPLVASLGVPIAKMSGRGLGHTGGTIDKLEAIPGFHVELSQEDFIELVNKNKVAVVGQSGNLTPADKKLYALRDVTGTVESIPLIASSIMSKKIAAGADAIVLDVKTGAGAFMKNDEDARELAHAMVKIGNMVGRNTMAVISDMSQPLGYAIGNALEVKEAIDTLNGHGPADLVELCLTLGSQMVHLAGIGNDLAEARDLLEENLHNGKALEKFKVFAASQGGDTAVIDYPEQLPQAAYQIEVKAARDGVVSGIVADELGIAAMMLGAGRATKESKIDLAVGLMLNKKVGDAVKQGESLVTIHSNQTDNSAVEAKIKNSITISDDAQPLPLIHEVITD, from the coding sequence ATGCGTATAGTTGATTTAATTGCCAAAAAACAACATGGAGAAGCTTTGAAAACAGAAGAAATTAAATTTATGGTTCAAGGATTTACTACTGGGGAAATACCGGATTATCAAATGAGTGCCATGTTGATGGCGATTTACTTTAAAGGTATGAATGACCAAGAACGCAGTGATTTAACCATGAGCATGGTAGAATCAGGAGAAACGATTGATTTATCGGCTATTCATGGTGTGAAAGTAGATAAACATTCTACTGGAGGAGTAGGAGATACCACAACTTTAGTTTTGGCTCCATTAGTGGCGAGTTTAGGGGTTCCTATTGCAAAAATGAGCGGACGCGGTTTGGGACATACTGGCGGAACCATTGATAAATTAGAAGCCATTCCAGGTTTCCATGTTGAATTGTCGCAAGAAGATTTTATCGAATTAGTCAATAAAAATAAAGTCGCAGTTGTGGGACAATCGGGCAATTTAACACCAGCAGACAAAAAATTATATGCTTTACGCGATGTCACTGGAACTGTTGAATCTATTCCTTTAATAGCCAGTTCCATTATGAGCAAAAAAATTGCTGCCGGGGCAGATGCCATTGTTTTAGATGTGAAGACCGGGGCAGGAGCCTTTATGAAAAATGACGAAGATGCTCGTGAATTAGCACATGCCATGGTGAAAATCGGCAATATGGTAGGCCGTAATACTATGGCTGTTATTTCTGATATGAGCCAGCCCTTAGGATACGCTATCGGCAATGCCTTAGAAGTTAAAGAAGCTATTGATACATTAAACGGACATGGGCCTGCTGATTTAGTAGAACTTTGTTTAACATTAGGCAGTCAGATGGTCCATTTGGCTGGAATCGGTAATGACTTGGCAGAAGCCAGAGATTTATTGGAAGAAAACTTGCATAATGGAAAAGCCTTAGAAAAATTTAAAGTCTTTGCAGCTTCCCAAGGCGGAGATACTGCCGTAATCGATTATCCGGAACAACTGCCGCAAGCAGCCTATCAAATAGAAGTGAAAGCAGCAAGAGATGGGGTAGTTTCTGGAATCGTAGCTGATGAATTAGGCATAGCTGCCATGATGTTAGGTGCGGGACGGGCAACTAAAGAAAGTAAAATTGATTTAGCCGTTGGGTTAATGTTGAATAAAAAAGTTGGCGATGCAGTCAAACAAGGCGAGTCCTTGGTAACGATTCACAGTAACCAAACAGATAATTCAGCCGTAGAAGCTAAAATCAAAAACAGTATCACGATATCGGATGACGCTCAGCCGCTGCCATTGATTCATGAAGTGATTACAGACTAA
- a CDS encoding AzlC family ABC transporter permease, whose product MKVQDWRAGFKVIYPVLLGYIPLGLACGMLLHDAGFSTLAILLMSLLVFAGASQFMAASMVAMGATTPAIIIMVFFLNLRHSLMSSSMSNRVKKSSIPFILLFSHTLADEAYAVNYNQFQNHEWSEQKALAANLLAYLTWCISTAIGGVLGSALVVNTVIMNYILISMFIYLLVSQFVSKVVVFVGLFSGVLSVILMLLLKHNIALVIAAILASFVGYFIEDYLAKKKIKGGEWIK is encoded by the coding sequence ATGAAAGTACAAGATTGGCGAGCAGGGTTTAAAGTAATATATCCTGTCTTGCTTGGCTATATACCTTTAGGTTTAGCTTGCGGTATGCTGCTGCATGATGCTGGGTTTAGTACACTAGCTATTTTACTAATGAGTTTATTGGTTTTTGCTGGGGCCAGCCAATTTATGGCAGCTTCAATGGTGGCTATGGGAGCTACGACGCCGGCAATCATTATAATGGTTTTTTTCTTAAACTTACGCCATTCATTGATGAGCTCAAGCATGTCCAATCGTGTCAAGAAAAGCTCTATTCCATTTATCCTGCTTTTTAGTCACACATTAGCCGACGAAGCTTACGCAGTAAATTATAATCAATTTCAGAACCATGAGTGGTCAGAACAAAAAGCATTGGCTGCTAATTTGCTAGCTTATCTGACATGGTGTATCAGCACCGCTATAGGCGGAGTACTTGGCAGTGCACTGGTTGTTAACACCGTTATCATGAATTATATTTTAATTTCGATGTTTATTTATTTATTAGTCAGTCAGTTTGTTTCCAAGGTAGTGGTCTTTGTCGGTTTGTTTTCTGGCGTACTATCCGTCATTTTGATGCTTTTGTTAAAGCATAATATTGCACTTGTTATTGCAGCTATTTTAGCTTCTTTTGTTGGTTATTTTATTGAAGACTATTTAGCTAAAAAGAAAATTAAAGGCGGTGAATGGATAAAGTGA
- a CDS encoding AzlD domain-containing protein, producing the protein MDKVTQNLWLLIIGMAIVTYLPRMLPMLVLSKRTIPEKLAKWMSFIPVSIFAALIFSDVFFWEGRLNPNPLINVKLLPSLVVFIFAYYTKNLFWSMVFGVLSITLMVYFF; encoded by the coding sequence ATGGATAAAGTGACACAAAACCTATGGCTGCTGATTATTGGTATGGCTATTGTGACTTATTTGCCTCGTATGCTTCCAATGTTGGTGTTAAGCAAACGAACAATTCCAGAAAAACTGGCAAAATGGATGTCTTTTATTCCTGTCTCTATTTTTGCGGCTTTGATTTTTTCAGATGTTTTCTTTTGGGAAGGCCGTTTAAATCCAAATCCATTAATCAATGTTAAATTATTGCCTTCATTAGTTGTTTTTATTTTTGCCTACTATACAAAAAATTTATTTTGGTCAATGGTCTTTGGCGTATTGAGTATTACATTGATGGTTTATTTTTTTTAA
- a CDS encoding acyl-CoA thioesterase: MTESKERKIKRCIESRVVQTHRVLPSDLNHHQTLFGGNLMSLIDNTASISAARHSRGVTVTASMDSLDFLHPIYSNHSVCIESYVSGVGKSSMEVFCKIMGEDLMTGKRYLAATSFSTFVSTKTKEQGDVIVPLVEPTTEEERLVCEGYQKRREKRIINREFNERFANAISYAAPWEA; the protein is encoded by the coding sequence ATGACTGAATCAAAAGAACGTAAAATAAAAAGATGCATTGAATCAAGAGTAGTTCAGACCCATCGAGTCCTACCATCTGATTTAAATCATCATCAAACCTTATTCGGGGGAAATTTGATGAGTTTGATCGACAATACAGCGTCTATTTCAGCTGCCCGGCATTCACGAGGCGTAACCGTGACGGCTTCTATGGATTCATTAGATTTTTTACATCCTATTTACAGCAATCATTCTGTTTGTATTGAAAGTTATGTTTCAGGAGTTGGAAAATCATCTATGGAAGTTTTTTGCAAAATCATGGGAGAAGATTTAATGACCGGTAAACGCTATTTAGCGGCTACGAGCTTTAGTACATTTGTTTCTACCAAGACTAAAGAACAGGGGGATGTCATTGTCCCATTAGTTGAACCCACAACGGAAGAAGAACGTTTAGTCTGTGAAGGATATCAGAAGCGGCGTGAAAAGCGAATTATCAATCGTGAGTTTAACGAACGATTTGCCAATGCTATTTCTTATGCTGCTCCTTGGGAAGCATAG
- a CDS encoding GNAT family N-acetyltransferase, with product MIYKCTESHRELVLDFLSTDPILNLFVIGDIETYGFDSLDQDVWAYTDEEEQITGVLLRYKENAIPVHGTQFTDFETFLPLLQSLEEVRVISGEKSTIDQYIDYFPDLEATETDLSICSELTTEADAIYSVEKLKKEDISSYLTLQKACFKKESESEMTLSDMLNNETVLIHVIKNESGEIVSAGRLAVESAAAGMIIGVGTVETERGKGYASAVVASLAQVCLAKGKKACLFYHDPKAGSLYHRLGFQDTGEVWSMLKPKEEKAKKNFFEELATE from the coding sequence TTGATTTATAAATGTACTGAAAGCCACCGAGAATTAGTACTTGATTTTTTGTCTACAGACCCGATATTGAATTTGTTTGTTATTGGCGATATTGAAACATATGGATTTGATTCACTGGATCAAGACGTTTGGGCTTATACTGACGAAGAAGAGCAAATCACGGGTGTTCTATTGCGTTATAAAGAAAATGCGATTCCTGTTCATGGTACACAATTTACTGATTTTGAAACTTTTTTACCGTTGCTTCAAAGTTTAGAGGAAGTACGAGTAATCAGTGGAGAAAAATCAACGATTGATCAGTACATTGACTATTTCCCTGATTTAGAAGCAACGGAGACTGATTTATCTATCTGTTCAGAGTTAACAACAGAAGCTGATGCCATTTATTCTGTGGAAAAATTAAAAAAAGAAGATATTTCATCCTATTTGACCTTGCAAAAAGCGTGCTTTAAAAAAGAAAGCGAATCGGAAATGACATTATCTGACATGTTAAATAATGAAACCGTCTTGATACATGTGATTAAAAATGAATCAGGAGAAATTGTTTCTGCTGGAAGATTGGCTGTAGAGAGTGCAGCAGCCGGTATGATTATTGGGGTAGGTACAGTAGAAACTGAGCGAGGAAAGGGATACGCTTCAGCTGTGGTAGCTTCGCTTGCCCAAGTATGCCTAGCAAAAGGAAAGAAAGCTTGTTTATTTTATCATGACCCTAAAGCTGGCAGTCTATATCATCGTCTAGGCTTTCAAGATACTGGAGAAGTTTGGAGTATGTTAAAACCAAAAGAAGAAAAAGCTAAAAAAAACTTTTTTGAAGAACTAGCAACAGAATAG
- the fni gene encoding type 2 isopentenyl-diphosphate Delta-isomerase — translation MNPANNRKNEHVSLAMKFSQESSSSDFDALHYVHHSFPQMAVKDADCSTSFADFQMEFPFYINAMTGGSEWTKKINHKLALVARETGIAMASGSVSAALKDATVADSFTVIREVNPSGLVFANLGIGQTVENAKRAVELLQADALQLHINAPQELIMPEGDRDFTNWLSQLTRITEAVDVPVIAKEVGYGMSRETIDLLLSAGAKTIDISGMGGTNFAKIENYRRKSNKLDYLEDWGQSTVISLLEAHPYLSSIDFLASGGIRHPLDIIKSLSLGAKSVGISGLLLHLIIKDGVDETIRQVNDWKENLKTIMTLLGKKTLQDLQQTDLILTGNVKDWCQAREIDSEYFASRSTRV, via the coding sequence ATGAATCCTGCAAATAATCGAAAAAACGAACACGTTTCATTAGCGATGAAATTTTCTCAGGAATCTTCATCGTCTGATTTTGACGCACTGCATTATGTTCACCATTCATTTCCACAAATGGCTGTCAAGGATGCAGATTGTTCAACTTCGTTTGCTGATTTCCAAATGGAATTTCCTTTTTATATCAATGCAATGACGGGCGGCAGCGAGTGGACTAAAAAAATCAACCACAAATTAGCCTTAGTTGCTCGCGAAACAGGCATCGCAATGGCATCTGGTTCTGTTAGTGCTGCTTTAAAAGATGCTACAGTAGCAGATAGCTTTACAGTTATCCGTGAAGTTAATCCATCGGGTCTTGTTTTTGCTAATCTAGGTATTGGCCAGACAGTGGAAAATGCTAAAAGAGCTGTTGAGTTGTTACAAGCTGATGCTCTACAACTGCATATCAATGCCCCGCAAGAATTGATCATGCCAGAAGGAGATCGCGATTTTACAAATTGGCTGTCACAACTGACTCGTATTACTGAAGCAGTGGATGTGCCCGTTATTGCCAAAGAAGTTGGTTATGGAATGAGCCGAGAAACGATCGATTTACTCTTATCTGCCGGAGCAAAAACTATTGATATTAGCGGTATGGGCGGAACGAACTTCGCGAAAATCGAGAATTATCGCCGAAAAAGCAATAAGTTAGATTATTTGGAAGATTGGGGACAATCCACCGTTATTTCTTTATTAGAAGCCCATCCCTATTTATCTTCTATCGATTTCTTAGCTTCTGGCGGAATCCGTCATCCTTTAGATATAATCAAATCCCTTTCTTTAGGGGCAAAGTCCGTTGGGATTTCTGGATTACTTTTACATTTAATCATCAAAGATGGTGTCGATGAAACCATTCGTCAAGTAAATGATTGGAAAGAAAATCTCAAAACAATCATGACCTTACTCGGAAAAAAAACACTGCAAGACTTGCAGCAGACTGATTTGATTTTAACAGGTAATGTAAAAGATTGGTGCCAAGCCCGCGAGATAGACTCGGAGTATTTTGCTTCTCGTTCAACGCGTGTTTAA